A portion of the Collinsella aerofaciens genome contains these proteins:
- the argF gene encoding ornithine carbamoyltransferase — protein MGVNLSGRSFLKLLDLSTEEIEYLLKLSKNFKDMKRAGVPHRYLEGKNIVLLFQKTSTRTRCAFEVGGMDLGMGVTYLDPGSSQMGKKESIEDTARVLGRMYDGIEFRGFAQDDVEELAAKSGVPVWNGLTTEWHPTQMLADILTVQENFNYDIKGKTLVFMGDCKNNVARSLMVVCSKLGMNFVACGPEECMPADDVIEACKPIAEANGCTIKLTTDVKDGVTGADVIYTDVWVSMGEPDEVWAERIAQLTPYRVTSEVMAMANPGAIFLHCLPSFHDTNTTIGAEKCEQFGITEQEVTDEVFESPASKVFDEAENRMHTIKAVMYATLK, from the coding sequence ATGGGTGTTAACCTCTCCGGCCGTAGCTTCCTCAAGCTCCTCGACCTCTCCACCGAGGAGATCGAGTACCTGCTCAAGCTCTCCAAGAACTTCAAGGACATGAAGCGCGCTGGCGTTCCGCACCGTTATCTCGAGGGCAAGAACATCGTTCTGCTCTTCCAGAAGACCTCCACTCGTACCCGCTGCGCCTTCGAGGTCGGCGGCATGGATCTTGGCATGGGCGTCACCTACCTCGATCCCGGTTCGTCCCAGATGGGCAAGAAGGAGTCCATCGAGGACACCGCCCGCGTTCTCGGCCGCATGTATGACGGCATCGAGTTCCGTGGCTTTGCCCAGGACGACGTCGAGGAGCTCGCTGCTAAGTCTGGCGTGCCCGTATGGAATGGCCTGACCACTGAGTGGCATCCCACTCAGATGCTCGCCGACATCCTGACCGTCCAGGAGAACTTCAATTACGACATCAAGGGCAAGACCCTCGTCTTCATGGGCGACTGCAAGAACAACGTTGCTCGCTCCCTCATGGTCGTCTGCTCCAAGCTCGGCATGAACTTCGTGGCCTGCGGCCCCGAGGAGTGCATGCCCGCTGACGACGTCATCGAGGCCTGCAAGCCCATCGCCGAGGCCAACGGCTGCACCATCAAGCTGACCACCGACGTCAAGGACGGCGTCACCGGTGCCGACGTTATCTACACCGACGTGTGGGTCTCCATGGGCGAGCCTGACGAGGTCTGGGCCGAGCGCATCGCTCAGCTCACCCCGTATCGTGTTACCTCCGAGGTCATGGCTATGGCCAACCCGGGCGCCATCTTCCTGCACTGCCTGCCCAGCTTCCACGACACCAACACCACGATTGGCGCCGAGAAGTGCGAGCAGTTCGGCATCACCGAGCAGGAGGTCACTGACGAGGTCTTCGAGAGCCCCGCTTCCAAGGTCTTCGACGAGGCCGAGAACCGCATGCACACCATCAAGGCTGTCATGTACGCCACGCTCAAGTAA
- the xerD gene encoding site-specific tyrosine recombinase XerD has protein sequence MPANKEHTEATPSSLAVAAGEYLDYLAVERGLARNTIAAYRRDLTTYCAYLERAGIMSFDEVTRQVVEGFVADRRDGGYSDASVERALAAVKGLHAFLVRDGIVAQNPTAALRLPKKAERLPEYLSVEDVSALLDQDFPEGEMGLRDHAILEVLYGCGLRVSELVGLDVGDIHTDDGFVLVRGKGSKERLSPLVGSAARALTLYVTEGRSRLAAHAHGTETPAVFLNKNGRRLSRQGIHAICERYGRQVGLVGLHPHTLRHSFATHMLAGGADLRVLQEILGHADISTTQVYTHVDRTQLTEVYLAAHPLAHR, from the coding sequence GTGCCGGCGAACAAAGAACATACCGAAGCTACTCCCTCGTCGCTCGCCGTGGCGGCGGGGGAGTATCTCGATTACCTCGCGGTCGAGCGGGGTTTGGCGCGCAACACGATTGCGGCCTATCGTCGTGACCTGACGACGTACTGCGCCTATCTGGAGCGGGCGGGCATCATGTCTTTTGATGAGGTGACTCGTCAGGTCGTGGAGGGCTTTGTCGCCGACCGTCGCGATGGGGGCTATTCCGATGCCTCGGTGGAGCGTGCGCTTGCTGCCGTGAAGGGCCTGCATGCCTTTTTGGTGCGCGATGGGATTGTGGCCCAAAATCCAACGGCGGCGTTGCGTCTGCCTAAAAAGGCTGAGCGTTTGCCGGAGTATCTATCGGTGGAGGATGTCTCGGCGCTGCTCGATCAAGACTTCCCCGAGGGCGAGATGGGCTTGCGCGACCATGCCATCTTGGAAGTGCTCTACGGATGCGGCTTGCGTGTGAGCGAGTTGGTGGGGCTCGATGTGGGCGATATCCATACCGACGATGGCTTTGTGCTCGTTCGCGGTAAGGGCTCAAAGGAACGCCTGTCCCCGCTGGTGGGAAGCGCGGCGCGAGCTCTGACGCTCTATGTAACTGAGGGGCGTTCTCGCTTGGCGGCCCATGCCCACGGAACCGAGACCCCGGCGGTCTTTTTAAATAAGAACGGCCGCCGTCTGTCGCGCCAGGGCATCCATGCCATCTGTGAGCGCTACGGGCGCCAGGTAGGGCTGGTGGGACTCCATCCCCATACGCTGCGCCACTCCTTTGCCACCCATATGCTTGCGGGCGGCGCAGACCTCCGTGTGCTACAGGAGATCTTGGGACATGCCGATATATCGACCACGCAGGTCTACACGCATGTCGATCGTACGCAACTGACCGAGGTCTATCTGGCGGCGCACCCGCTGGCACATCGTTAA
- a CDS encoding division/cell wall cluster transcriptional repressor MraZ, with the protein MGMTGAYERNLDAKGRLSLPAPLREELGEHVRVFKALDVDALYVFSAEAFDKWVEGLFAGREGHEGFNPRDINDQKLMRAINKRTTSMDVDSAGRIGLSESLRKQANLDREVTVVGNYDHLEVWDRAAADEDDDDEALLDLFFS; encoded by the coding sequence ATGGGAATGACTGGTGCATACGAGCGCAATCTCGATGCAAAAGGTCGTCTGTCCCTGCCTGCACCCCTTCGCGAGGAGCTTGGAGAGCACGTTCGCGTGTTCAAAGCCCTGGATGTCGATGCTCTGTACGTGTTCTCTGCCGAGGCCTTCGACAAGTGGGTCGAAGGACTCTTCGCGGGTCGTGAGGGCCACGAGGGTTTTAACCCGCGTGACATTAACGACCAGAAGCTCATGAGGGCGATCAACAAGCGCACTACGTCGATGGACGTGGATAGCGCCGGTCGTATCGGTCTTTCCGAGTCTCTCCGCAAGCAGGCGAACCTCGACCGCGAGGTCACGGTTGTGGGCAACTACGACCACCTTGAGGTTTGGGATCGCGCCGCGGCCGATGAGGACGATGACGATGAGGCCCTGCTGGACCTCTTCTTCTCGTAA
- a CDS encoding aminotransferase, translated as MDIKTIGVEEWLNVWEKSATWDIAQSTISSLTMGELRALDEQDGATFYERLDREKMNYGWIEGSPEFKAEVAKLYRREVNPDHILQTNGCTGANLNAIMAVVEPGDHVIAEWPTYAPLYEIPRTLGAEVEYWELREELGWKPDIEQLKRLVRPNTKLICINNASNPIGTVLDADMLGQIAEIARSVGAYVLCDEVYLPLENTDSFMSMVDVYEKVIVTNSVSKTYSTPAARVGWVVADEEVSNSIRTYRDYTMICGGVFNDALATYVLEHKDKILERNRKIVFGNRDIAQAWIDTQHRVSWTAPQGVSTSFIQLDIPEDDEEFCKRLLAERGVLLVPGSRFELPCGARLGYCASEDVLREGLRLLGEALAEFDR; from the coding sequence ATGGACATCAAGACGATTGGCGTTGAGGAATGGCTCAACGTTTGGGAGAAGAGCGCCACGTGGGACATCGCCCAGTCGACGATCTCGTCGCTCACCATGGGCGAGCTACGTGCGCTTGACGAGCAGGACGGTGCCACGTTCTACGAGCGCCTGGACCGCGAGAAGATGAACTACGGCTGGATCGAGGGTTCGCCGGAGTTTAAGGCCGAGGTCGCCAAACTCTATCGTCGTGAGGTCAATCCCGACCATATCCTGCAGACCAACGGCTGCACGGGCGCTAACCTCAACGCCATCATGGCTGTTGTCGAGCCCGGCGACCATGTTATCGCCGAGTGGCCCACCTACGCGCCGCTCTACGAGATCCCGCGCACGCTGGGCGCCGAGGTCGAGTATTGGGAGCTTCGCGAGGAACTCGGCTGGAAGCCCGATATCGAGCAGCTCAAGCGCCTGGTGCGCCCCAACACCAAGCTCATCTGCATCAACAACGCATCGAACCCCATCGGTACGGTGCTCGATGCCGATATGCTCGGCCAGATTGCCGAGATCGCCCGTTCGGTGGGCGCCTACGTGTTGTGCGATGAGGTGTATCTGCCGCTCGAAAACACTGACTCCTTTATGTCGATGGTCGACGTGTACGAAAAGGTCATCGTCACCAACTCGGTGTCCAAGACCTATTCGACGCCTGCGGCCCGCGTGGGCTGGGTCGTGGCCGACGAAGAGGTGTCCAACAGCATCCGCACGTATCGCGACTACACCATGATCTGCGGCGGCGTGTTCAACGACGCCCTGGCGACCTACGTGCTCGAGCACAAGGACAAGATTCTCGAGCGCAACCGCAAGATCGTGTTTGGCAACCGCGATATCGCGCAGGCTTGGATCGATACGCAGCATCGCGTGTCCTGGACGGCCCCGCAGGGCGTGTCCACCTCGTTTATCCAGCTGGATATTCCCGAGGACGACGAGGAGTTCTGCAAGCGCCTGTTGGCTGAGAGGGGAGTGCTGCTGGTTCCCGGCAGCCGCTTTGAGCTCCCCTGCGGCGCACGCCTGGGCTACTGCGCGAGCGAGGACGTTCTTCGCGAGGGCCTGAGGCTTTTGGGCGAGGCGCTGGCGGAGTTCGATCGCTAG
- a CDS encoding YfcC family protein: MRTMTETAKKKRGMPSSFTILLALLAIVAVITVIVSGTSGGAVTAARLSDFCTAPILGFADALPVCLFVMILGGFLGMMTETGALDNGIAVLVQKLKGNEIMLIPVLMLIFSLGGTTYGMCEETVPFYALLAATMMAAGFDPMVGAATVLLGAGCGCLGSTVNPFAVGAAVDALTGVDIAVNQSIIIGLGAVLWIVTTAMSIVFVMNYAKKVKADKGSTILSMQELKDAEEAHGKAASEVHKEVKLTGRQKGVLIAFAFTFVVMIVGFIPLADLNEGVANFFDAGAVYDADGNTVVQGWSALITGLPIGQWYFDEASTWFFLMAVLIGIIGGLSEKQIVNTFITGAADMMSVVLVIALARGISVLMANTGLDVYVLDAAANALAGLSGVIFAPMSFLVYFGLSFLIPSTSGMATVSMPIMGPLAVKLGFSPEVMVMIFSAAIGVVNLFTPTSGAIMGGLALAKIEWTTWLKFALKLIVALSVVCAIILTVACVLI; encoded by the coding sequence ATGAGAACTATGACTGAGACCGCTAAGAAAAAGCGCGGTATGCCTTCATCGTTCACCATTCTTCTTGCTCTGCTGGCAATTGTCGCAGTGATTACCGTTATCGTCTCCGGCACGTCCGGCGGCGCGGTTACTGCCGCCCGTCTGAGCGATTTCTGCACCGCCCCGATCCTGGGCTTCGCTGACGCTCTGCCCGTCTGCCTCTTCGTTATGATCCTGGGCGGCTTCCTCGGCATGATGACCGAGACCGGCGCCCTGGACAACGGCATCGCCGTTCTGGTGCAGAAGCTTAAGGGCAACGAGATTATGCTCATTCCCGTGCTGATGCTCATCTTCTCCCTCGGTGGTACCACCTATGGTATGTGCGAGGAGACCGTTCCCTTCTACGCCCTGCTCGCTGCTACCATGATGGCCGCTGGCTTCGACCCTATGGTCGGCGCCGCTACCGTCCTGCTCGGCGCTGGCTGCGGCTGCCTCGGCTCCACGGTTAACCCGTTCGCCGTCGGCGCTGCCGTCGACGCTCTGACCGGCGTTGACATTGCCGTGAATCAGTCCATCATCATCGGCCTCGGTGCCGTCCTGTGGATTGTCACTACTGCCATGTCCATCGTCTTCGTGATGAACTATGCCAAGAAGGTCAAGGCTGATAAGGGTTCCACCATCCTGTCGATGCAGGAGCTCAAGGACGCCGAAGAGGCTCACGGCAAGGCTGCTTCCGAGGTTCACAAGGAGGTCAAGCTCACCGGTCGTCAGAAGGGTGTTCTGATCGCCTTCGCCTTCACCTTCGTCGTCATGATCGTCGGCTTCATCCCGCTGGCAGACCTCAACGAGGGCGTCGCCAACTTCTTTGACGCTGGCGCTGTCTACGATGCCGACGGTAACACCGTCGTCCAGGGCTGGTCTGCCCTGATCACCGGCCTGCCCATTGGTCAGTGGTACTTCGACGAGGCTTCCACCTGGTTCTTCCTTATGGCCGTCCTGATCGGTATCATCGGTGGCCTGTCCGAGAAGCAGATCGTCAACACCTTCATCACCGGTGCTGCCGACATGATGTCCGTTGTTCTCGTTATCGCTCTCGCCCGTGGTATCTCCGTCCTCATGGCTAACACCGGCCTCGACGTCTACGTCCTCGACGCTGCCGCCAATGCTCTGGCTGGCCTGTCCGGCGTGATCTTCGCTCCCATGAGCTTCCTGGTCTACTTCGGCCTGTCCTTCCTGATCCCCTCGACCTCTGGTATGGCTACCGTCTCCATGCCCATCATGGGACCGCTGGCTGTTAAGCTCGGCTTCTCGCCTGAGGTCATGGTCATGATCTTCTCCGCCGCCATCGGTGTCGTGAACCTGTTCACCCCGACCTCCGGCGCCATCATGGGCGGCCTCGCCCTGGCCAAGATCGAGTGGACGACCTGGCTCAAGTTTGCCCTTAAGCTCATCGTCGCGCTCTCCGTCGTCTGCGCCATCATCCTGACCGTCGCCTGCGTGTTGATCTAA
- a CDS encoding DUF1846 domain-containing protein, whose amino-acid sequence MRQGFDNAKYIELQAAHIKERISQFGGKLYLEFGGKLFDDYHASRVLPGFEPDSKFRMLKSIADDVEVIIAINANHIEKNKARGDLGITYDEDVLRLVDLFRGNGFAVAAVVITQYAGQPAADVFRNRLNALGIPAKLHYPIEGYPHDVDLIVSDDGYGKNEFVETTRPLVVVTAPGPGSGKLATCLSQLYHEHKHGTAAGYAKFETFPVWNLPLTHPVNIAYEAATADLDDANIIDSFHLEAYNKTTVNYNRDVEAFPVVRALMEKILGKSPYQSPTDMGVNMVGFAITDDDACRDASKMEIVRRYFTAVENVRRTGVGDEQVDRLKIIMKKAGIDKNYSPARSAALTREQLTGGPVGAMVMPDGSVVTGKTSTRLGAASSLIMNALKHVSGVDLELEVISDEAIEPISKLKTHFLGSKNPRLHTDETLMALSITSATSETAARVLSGLEQLRGCDAFFSVIISPTDETVLRKLGINVCCEPKFERRGFFHR is encoded by the coding sequence ATGCGCCAGGGTTTCGACAACGCGAAATATATCGAGCTGCAGGCCGCTCATATTAAAGAGCGCATCTCGCAGTTTGGCGGCAAGCTGTATTTGGAGTTTGGCGGCAAGCTGTTCGATGACTATCATGCGAGTCGTGTACTGCCGGGTTTTGAGCCGGACAGCAAGTTCCGCATGCTCAAGAGCATCGCCGACGATGTCGAGGTTATCATCGCGATCAACGCGAACCACATCGAGAAAAACAAGGCTCGTGGTGACCTTGGCATTACCTATGACGAGGATGTGCTGCGCCTGGTTGACCTGTTCCGCGGCAACGGCTTTGCCGTCGCGGCTGTGGTCATCACCCAGTACGCCGGCCAGCCCGCTGCCGATGTGTTCCGCAACCGCCTGAACGCGCTCGGTATTCCCGCCAAACTGCACTATCCCATCGAGGGGTATCCGCACGATGTCGATCTGATCGTGTCCGACGACGGCTATGGCAAGAACGAGTTTGTCGAGACCACCCGACCGCTCGTTGTGGTCACTGCCCCCGGTCCTGGCTCGGGCAAGCTCGCCACCTGCCTGTCTCAGCTCTATCACGAGCACAAGCATGGCACGGCCGCCGGCTATGCCAAATTCGAGACCTTTCCGGTTTGGAATCTGCCCCTTACGCATCCGGTCAATATTGCCTACGAGGCCGCCACGGCAGACCTCGATGACGCCAACATCATCGACTCCTTCCACCTGGAGGCCTATAACAAGACCACGGTCAACTACAACCGCGACGTCGAGGCCTTCCCGGTAGTCCGTGCCCTGATGGAAAAGATCCTGGGCAAGAGCCCCTACCAGAGCCCTACGGACATGGGCGTCAATATGGTCGGCTTTGCCATCACCGATGACGATGCCTGCCGCGACGCTTCCAAGATGGAGATCGTCCGCCGCTACTTTACCGCGGTCGAAAATGTGCGCCGTACCGGCGTGGGCGATGAGCAAGTCGACCGTCTCAAGATTATTATGAAGAAAGCCGGCATCGATAAGAACTACTCACCGGCGCGCTCGGCGGCCCTCACCAGGGAGCAGCTGACGGGTGGTCCCGTGGGTGCCATGGTCATGCCCGATGGCTCCGTGGTGACCGGTAAGACCTCCACGCGCCTGGGTGCCGCAAGTTCGCTCATTATGAACGCCCTCAAGCATGTCTCGGGCGTCGACCTTGAGCTCGAGGTCATTAGCGATGAGGCGATCGAGCCCATCAGCAAGCTCAAGACGCATTTCCTGGGCAGCAAAAACCCGCGCCTCCACACCGACGAGACGCTTATGGCGCTGTCGATCACCTCGGCCACGAGTGAGACGGCCGCTCGTGTCCTTTCGGGCCTGGAGCAGCTGCGCGGTTGCGACGCCTTCTTTAGCGTGATTATCTCGCCGACGGACGAGACGGTACTGCGCAAACTGGGTATCAACGTGTGCTGCGAGCCCAAGTTTGAGCGCCGCGGTTTCTTCCATCGCTAA
- the rsmH gene encoding 16S rRNA (cytosine(1402)-N(4))-methyltransferase RsmH, protein MERGILTQEYRHEPVMLGEVLESLRLKRGSVVCDCTLGGAGHSVKMAAQVGETGLLLGVDQDDMALEAAGARLDREVPGVPHQLLKGNFGDLDELLCSAEVPGVDGFLFDLGVSSPQLDIPGRGFSYNEDAPLDMRMDPGNNTLNAAEVINTYNEHDLARILRVYGEEKFASQIAREIVRRREQEPIETTGQFVEIIKAGIPAAARRHGGHPAKKSFQAIRIEVNHELDVLERGLDAATRWLNPGGRICVISYHSLEDRIVKNHFKEMSQGCTCPPEIPVCVCGNVPILKVITRKPLVAQPDEVERNPRARSAKIRVAQRM, encoded by the coding sequence ATGGAGCGTGGGATCTTGACACAAGAATATCGGCATGAACCTGTCATGCTCGGCGAAGTGCTTGAGTCGCTGCGGCTAAAGAGAGGCTCCGTTGTCTGCGATTGCACCCTTGGCGGTGCCGGCCATTCGGTAAAGATGGCCGCGCAGGTGGGGGAGACGGGCCTTTTGCTCGGCGTCGATCAGGACGACATGGCCCTCGAGGCCGCTGGCGCCCGTCTGGACCGCGAGGTTCCCGGCGTTCCGCACCAGCTGCTGAAGGGCAACTTCGGCGACTTGGACGAGCTGCTTTGCTCGGCCGAGGTGCCCGGGGTCGATGGCTTCCTGTTCGATTTGGGCGTTTCGTCACCGCAACTCGATATCCCTGGCAGGGGCTTTTCGTATAACGAGGACGCCCCATTGGACATGCGGATGGATCCGGGTAATAACACCTTAAACGCAGCTGAGGTCATCAACACCTATAACGAACACGACCTCGCCCGGATTCTACGCGTCTACGGCGAAGAGAAGTTCGCCTCGCAGATCGCGCGCGAGATCGTGCGCCGCCGCGAGCAAGAACCGATCGAAACCACCGGCCAATTTGTCGAGATCATCAAGGCGGGTATCCCGGCTGCCGCTCGTCGGCATGGCGGACACCCGGCCAAGAAAAGTTTCCAGGCCATTCGCATCGAGGTCAATCACGAGCTCGATGTGCTCGAACGAGGGCTTGATGCCGCCACCAGGTGGCTCAACCCGGGCGGACGTATCTGCGTCATCTCGTATCACTCGCTCGAGGACCGTATCGTAAAGAATCACTTTAAGGAGATGAGCCAGGGGTGCACGTGTCCGCCGGAGATTCCGGTGTGCGTGTGCGGCAACGTGCCGATACTCAAGGTCATCACTCGCAAACCCTTGGTTGCCCAGCCTGATGAGGTTGAGCGCAACCCTCGGGCGAGATCAGCCAAAATCCGCGTGGCGCAGCGTATGTAG
- a CDS encoding CTP synthase produces MTKHVFVTGGVVSSLGKGITAASLGRLLKSRGYKVTMQKADPYLNVDPGTMSPFQHGEVFVTEDGYESDLDLGHYERFIDENLTRDSNFTTGAIYKSLIARERRGDFLGGTVQVIPHVTNAIKDKFRRIEEQTGSDVVITELGGTIGDIESQPFVEAIRQYRKEAGPENVCYIHVSLVPYIAAAHEVKTKPTQHSVKELRSFGIQPDIIVLRSDHHIDDAIRGKIASFCDVDTDCVFTNEDCASIYDVPQLLAEQDFDLRICERLGLDPRERDMSEWNEFLRKQNHANHHADKVKIAVVGKYTQLPDAYLSVIEALHHAGVFYDRHVDVQLVDGESLDEQNVSEVLGDASGILVPGGFGKRALEGKILAAEFAREHKIPYLGICLGMQVAVCEFARNVVGLAGASSSEFDPDGPFSVIDLMSSQEDVTEKGGTMRLGAYPCKLAADTLAREAYGEDLVYERHRHRFEFNNAFRDQLEDAGLVISGLSPDERLVEMVELPRDVHPWYVATQAHPEFKSRPTNPQPLFREFVRASIGQHEGVDRLQVTPMNLATD; encoded by the coding sequence ATGACCAAGCATGTGTTCGTAACCGGTGGCGTGGTTTCGTCCCTGGGCAAGGGTATCACCGCGGCCTCGCTGGGCCGTCTGCTCAAGTCGCGTGGCTACAAAGTAACGATGCAGAAGGCCGACCCGTATCTGAACGTCGACCCCGGTACCATGAGCCCGTTCCAGCATGGTGAGGTCTTTGTAACCGAGGATGGTTACGAGTCCGACCTGGACCTGGGTCATTACGAGCGCTTTATTGATGAGAACCTGACCCGCGATTCCAACTTTACGACCGGTGCCATCTACAAAAGCCTCATCGCCCGCGAGCGTCGCGGCGACTTTTTGGGCGGTACCGTGCAGGTGATTCCTCACGTCACCAATGCCATTAAGGATAAGTTCCGCCGCATCGAGGAGCAGACCGGCTCCGATGTAGTCATCACCGAGCTGGGCGGCACGATCGGCGACATCGAGTCCCAACCGTTTGTCGAGGCCATTCGTCAGTACCGCAAGGAGGCCGGCCCCGAGAACGTCTGCTACATCCACGTGTCGCTCGTTCCCTATATCGCCGCCGCCCACGAGGTCAAGACCAAGCCCACGCAGCATTCCGTCAAGGAGCTCCGCAGCTTTGGCATCCAGCCCGATATTATCGTGTTGCGCTCCGACCACCATATCGATGACGCTATCCGCGGAAAGATCGCAAGCTTCTGCGACGTCGACACCGATTGCGTCTTTACCAACGAGGACTGCGCGAGCATTTACGATGTTCCGCAGCTGCTTGCCGAGCAGGACTTTGACCTGCGCATTTGCGAGCGCCTGGGTCTGGACCCGCGTGAGCGCGACATGAGCGAGTGGAACGAGTTCCTGCGCAAACAGAATCACGCCAACCATCACGCCGACAAGGTGAAGATCGCCGTCGTTGGCAAGTACACGCAGCTGCCCGATGCGTACCTGTCGGTTATCGAGGCCCTGCACCATGCGGGCGTCTTCTACGATCGCCATGTGGACGTCCAGCTGGTCGACGGCGAGAGCCTCGACGAGCAGAATGTCTCCGAAGTTCTGGGCGACGCTTCGGGCATCCTGGTCCCCGGCGGCTTTGGCAAGCGCGCCCTGGAGGGCAAGATCCTCGCGGCCGAGTTTGCCCGCGAGCACAAGATTCCGTATCTGGGCATTTGCCTGGGTATGCAGGTGGCCGTGTGCGAGTTCGCCCGCAACGTCGTCGGCCTTGCCGGCGCCAGCTCCTCCGAGTTCGACCCGGACGGTCCGTTTAGCGTCATCGATCTGATGAGCTCGCAGGAGGATGTGACCGAGAAGGGCGGCACCATGCGTCTGGGCGCCTATCCGTGCAAGCTCGCCGCCGATACCCTCGCTCGCGAGGCATATGGCGAGGATCTCGTCTACGAGCGTCACCGTCACCGCTTTGAGTTTAACAACGCCTTCCGCGACCAGCTCGAGGACGCCGGCTTGGTTATCTCTGGCCTCTCGCCCGACGAGCGCCTGGTCGAGATGGTCGAGCTGCCGCGCGACGTGCATCCGTGGTATGTGGCAACCCAGGCTCACCCCGAGTTCAAGAGCCGTCCGACCAACCCGCAGCCGCTGTTCCGAGAGTTCGTGCGTGCCTCGATCGGTCAGCACGAGGGCGTCGATCGCCTGCAGGTGACGCCCATGAACCTCGCTACGGACTAA
- the arcA gene encoding arginine deiminase — protein MTKGLHVPSEIGKLRKVCLHRPGDELLNLPPDELERLLFDDVPFLEVAQQEHDTFAQILRDQGVEVLYLENLVAEVFDQVPGARAEFTDQYIAEAGIRGQHMPQIVREKLDSIEDNLEFVKKTMAGMTKAEIDMPLTASTTLDSLVNSESESDLIIDPMPNLYFTRDPFAVVGEGVNLNRMYSVTRNRETLYGKYVFKYHPDYKDVSLYFRRDCQFHTEGGDVLNINEKTLAVGISQRTQAAAIDVMAQNIFWNSDSKVERILAFDIPVSRAFMHLDTVFTQIDVDKFTIHPAIMGTLRVYELTAGKNPGDVNIRLIEDTLEHVLEDATGVDQVKLIPCGGGDPIAASREQWNDGSNTLCVEPGKICVYARNTVTNDVLYKEGLDLLVVPSAELSRGRGGPRCMSMPFWREDL, from the coding sequence ATGACGAAAGGTCTGCACGTGCCTTCCGAGATCGGCAAGCTCAGGAAGGTCTGCCTGCACCGTCCCGGCGACGAGCTCCTCAACCTGCCGCCCGACGAGCTCGAGCGACTCCTGTTCGACGACGTCCCGTTCCTGGAGGTCGCACAGCAGGAGCACGACACCTTCGCCCAGATCCTGAGGGACCAGGGCGTGGAGGTCCTCTACCTCGAGAACCTCGTCGCGGAGGTGTTCGACCAGGTCCCCGGCGCCCGCGCCGAGTTCACCGACCAGTACATCGCCGAGGCCGGCATCCGCGGCCAGCACATGCCGCAGATCGTCCGCGAGAAGCTGGACTCCATCGAGGACAACCTCGAGTTCGTCAAGAAGACCATGGCCGGCATGACCAAGGCCGAGATCGACATGCCCCTCACGGCGTCCACGACCCTCGACTCCCTGGTCAACTCCGAGTCCGAGTCCGACCTGATCATCGACCCGATGCCCAACCTCTACTTCACCCGCGACCCGTTCGCGGTCGTCGGCGAGGGCGTCAACCTCAACCGCATGTACTCGGTCACCCGCAACCGCGAGACCCTGTACGGCAAGTACGTCTTCAAGTACCACCCCGACTACAAGGACGTCTCCCTGTACTTCCGCCGCGACTGCCAGTTCCACACCGAGGGCGGCGACGTGCTGAACATCAACGAGAAGACCCTCGCCGTCGGCATCTCCCAGCGCACCCAGGCCGCGGCCATCGACGTCATGGCCCAGAACATCTTCTGGAACTCCGACTCCAAGGTCGAGCGCATCCTGGCCTTCGACATCCCGGTCTCGCGCGCCTTCATGCACCTCGACACGGTCTTCACCCAGATCGACGTCGATAAGTTCACGATCCACCCCGCCATCATGGGCACCCTGCGCGTCTACGAGCTGACCGCCGGCAAGAACCCGGGCGACGTGAACATCCGCCTGATCGAGGACACCCTCGAGCACGTCCTGGAGGACGCCACCGGCGTCGACCAGGTCAAGCTGATCCCCTGCGGCGGCGGCGACCCGATCGCGGCCTCCCGCGAGCAGTGGAACGACGGCTCCAACACCCTGTGCGTCGAGCCCGGCAAGATCTGCGTCTACGCCCGCAACACCGTCACCAACGACGTGCTGTACAAGGAGGGCCTGGACCTTCTCGTCGTGCCCTCCGCCGAGCTCTCCCGCGGCCGCGGCGGCCCGCGCTGCATGAGCATGCCCTTCTGGCGCGAGGACCTCTAA